Proteins encoded within one genomic window of Apis mellifera strain DH4 linkage group LG1, Amel_HAv3.1, whole genome shotgun sequence:
- the LOC100577296 gene encoding checkpoint protein HUS1 isoform X2, translated as MVWAELIQTHFFTEYIMNGVSEEQNEIYLEFDPSMLARSLGSLRMTAKSVKIKLTNKRQPCLSLEIELPSLSIESRQCLHDVPVRVIPRREWAEHQTPNIPEFDISVDMPQLKHVRNIVERMKNMSSCLTLSADKTGTFVLKIETDSATVSTHFQELQVWNCSQQNQDEVSAIIDIKKFLMFLAWDIVHPDGVKCNILQNRMVNLFLHLADYLKIYYFLSSITI; from the exons ATGGTTTGGGCCGAATTAATTCAAACTCATTTTTTTACTGAATATATCATGAATGGTGTCTCCGAAGAAcagaacgaaatttatttagaattcgaTCCCTCTATGCTTGCTCGATCTTTAGGATCTTTACGGATGACCGCGAAAAGCGTTAAAATCAAACTAACTAATAAACGACAACCATGCCTTTCACTAGAAATTGAATTGCCTTCTTTGAGCATTGAATCGAGACAATGTTTACATGATGTACCTGTCAGAGTAATACCACGTCGTGAATGGGCAGAGCATCAAACACCAAATATTCCTGAATttgat atttcagTTGATATGCCTCAACTTAAACATGTAAGAAATATTGTAGAAAGAATGAAGAATATGAGTTCATGTTTAACATTAAGTGCAGATAAAACTGGtacatttgtattaaaaattgaaacagatAGTGCCACAGTATCTACACATTTTCAAGAATTGCAAGTTTGGAATTGCAGTCAACAAAATCAAGATGAGGTATCAgcaattatagatattaaaaaatttcttatgttTTTGGCTTGGGATATAGTACATCCTGATGgtgtaaaatgtaatatacttCAAAACAGAAtggttaatttgtttttacatttagcagattatcttaaaatatattattttctttcctcaataactatttaa
- the LOC100577296 gene encoding checkpoint protein HUS1 isoform X1 → MKFRCRMVDAIAMRDFTNIVNTISRITKQCTLRLTTNELCFSVSDDRTSMVWAELIQTHFFTEYIMNGVSEEQNEIYLEFDPSMLARSLGSLRMTAKSVKIKLTNKRQPCLSLEIELPSLSIESRQCLHDVPVRVIPRREWAEHQTPNIPEFDISVDMPQLKHVRNIVERMKNMSSCLTLSADKTGTFVLKIETDSATVSTHFQELQVWNCSQQNQDEVSAIIDIKKFLMFLAWDIVHPDGVKCNILQNRMVNLFLHLADYLKIYYFLSSITI, encoded by the exons atgaaatttagatGTAGAATGGTAGATGCAATTGCAATGAGAGACTTTACTA atattGTTAATACTATTTCTCGAATAACAAAACAATGTACCTTGCGATTAACAACGAACGAGTTATGCTTCAGCGTGAGTGATGATCGAACATCGATGGTTTGGGCCGAATTAATTCAAACTCATTTTTTTACTGAATATATCATGAATGGTGTCTCCGAAGAAcagaacgaaatttatttagaattcgaTCCCTCTATGCTTGCTCGATCTTTAGGATCTTTACGGATGACCGCGAAAAGCGTTAAAATCAAACTAACTAATAAACGACAACCATGCCTTTCACTAGAAATTGAATTGCCTTCTTTGAGCATTGAATCGAGACAATGTTTACATGATGTACCTGTCAGAGTAATACCACGTCGTGAATGGGCAGAGCATCAAACACCAAATATTCCTGAATttgat atttcagTTGATATGCCTCAACTTAAACATGTAAGAAATATTGTAGAAAGAATGAAGAATATGAGTTCATGTTTAACATTAAGTGCAGATAAAACTGGtacatttgtattaaaaattgaaacagatAGTGCCACAGTATCTACACATTTTCAAGAATTGCAAGTTTGGAATTGCAGTCAACAAAATCAAGATGAGGTATCAgcaattatagatattaaaaaatttcttatgttTTTGGCTTGGGATATAGTACATCCTGATGgtgtaaaatgtaatatacttCAAAACAGAAtggttaatttgtttttacatttagcagattatcttaaaatatattattttctttcctcaataactatttaa
- the LOC409734 gene encoding nuclear pore glycoprotein p62 isoform X1, whose amino-acid sequence MLQNLRPVLHLQVVLQPQVYLDIYSFTFGAAGAGDAAKPTGFSLTPIPAQTKPGFGSGLGTAPATGFSFGTPNATIASTTVAQTPGLTFSTGTTTSTGITSAATTTTTPTGFSVPAPAGSTLSFSLGGTTTATTTTAITTAFASKPLTGGFTLGGGEATASTAATGLTFGTPNIMTTGTGFNLSATPVATTTTNTTTTATGFSLSVSGTTSAPTGFTFGTGTTVTSTTGFSLNQTAATTSLTSTQASLGTTTTTVSSSAVQPASITSFEESINKWTLELEEQEKVFVNQAAQVNDWDKLLINNGEKIVALNEEVERVKIEQQQLEHELDYVVGQQKELQDCLVELEKGLSTLSVSDPEREYTYRLAEDLDTQLKRMSEDLKEIIEHLNQANRTQDSSDPIVQIGKILNAHMNSLQWLDQQTTLLSQKIQQIEQMHKNFRQENERSFSLAYN is encoded by the exons ATGCTTCAAAATCTCAGGCCAGTACTACACCTACAAGTAGTGCTCCAACCACAAGTATATCTTGATATTTATT CTTTTACATTTGGAGCTGCCGGTGCTGGAGATGCAGCAAAACCAACAGGCTTCTCACTTACACCTATTCCAGCACAAACTAAACCTGGATTTGGAAGTGGCTTAGGTACTGCTCCTGCTACTGGCTTTAGTTTTGGAACACCAAATGCTACTATTGCAAGTACTACAGTTGCACAGACACCAGGTTTAACATTTAGTACTGGTACAACAACAAGTACTGGTATAACCTCTGCTGCAACTACTACTACAACACCTACAGGATTCTCTGTACCAGCACCAGCTGGAAGTACCTTAAGTTTTAGTTTAGGAGGTACTACAACTgccacaacaacaacagcaataACAACAGCTTTTGCATCCAAACCACTTACTGGTGGATTTACTTTGGGAGGTGGTGAAGCTACTGCATCTACTGCTGCAACTGGTCTAACATTTGGTACTCCAAACATAATGACAACAGGAACTGGATTTAATCTTTCTGCAACTCCTGTTGCAACTACTACAACAAATACAACCACAACAGCAACag GTTTTTCTTTAAGTGTCAGTGGAACAACTTCTGCACCTACAGGATTTACTTTTGGCACAGGTACAACCGTAACCAGTACAACaggattttctttaaatcaaaCAGCTGCTACCACAAGTCTTACAAGTACTCAAGCATCATTAGGAACAACAACTACAAC TGTTAGTTCATCCGCAGTTCAACCTGCTTCCATAACTTCATTTGAAGAATCCATTAACAAATGGACCTTGGAATTAGAAGAGCaagaaaaagtatttgtaAACCAAGCTGCTCAAGTTAATGATTGggataaattacttataaataatggAGAAAAGATAGTAGCACTTAATGAAGAAGTAGAAAGAGTCAAAATTGAACAACAGCAATTAGAACATGAATTGGATTATGTT GTTGGACaacaaaaagaattacaaGATTGTTTAGtagaattagaaaaaggaTTATCAACTCTTTCAGTCTCTGATCCAGAAAGAGAATATACGTATCGTTTAGCAGAAGATCTTGATACGCAATTAAAACGAATGTCGGAAGatttaaaggaaataattgAACATTTAAATCAAGCTAATCGCACTCAAGATTCTAGCGATCCAATCGTTCAAATTGGCAAAATACTGAACGCACATATGAATAGTTTGCAATGGTTAGATCAACAAACAACTTTGCTTAGTCAAAAAATACAGCAGATCGAACAgatgcataaaaattttagacaaGAAAATGAACGAAGTTTCAGTTTAgcatacaattaa
- the LOC100577140 gene encoding UDP-glucuronosyltransferase 2B19 — MSIIIILCVNFYLMNIVQSSTLTTPPQSAVVVAFEDIYDLSLLANTLSDQGIDTTLIIPASNENEVYETLIDVEVLTVKVEIKESTIYSEKKTIQICEALLKDEQIAKKIQEIQPTFTVFPALRHDGCLLPWAKTVESIPVIWTRNREEEIYVFEWTGAALSVQNTGFWTRLWTNMSRRSIFYTVRDEYIIYALRIAGKYLPHTDVNLDNLYDDVHLILWGADVILRSDFAPLTQLIVEVGCHHCRGPHPLQNDLHKALIEFRLGTVVVLLDENYETLIKELAWKLPQGKEGQAVVWKNMKWQNLNENLPENLFVHPRIDRQDLIGYGRTRVVLSHCADTELLESAFHGSPVICFPRNSYEVKNTARAIQLGFARSVEEIDTLSGEEIANTVNHIHETMSYRENARKVSLAIRDRINPAVDRLIYWLRYMARTKDWNLYFLMPANSVKTMNEDLQFFLGLFVGVIVGAFSTIGCMLTRYLIISKKVQRSKGRYTR; from the exons atgtcaataattattatattatgcgtGAATTTTTATCTCATGAACATTGTTCAGAGTTCTACATTAACTACACCCCCGCAATCAGCAGTGGTTGTCGcttttgaagatatttatgatttatctttattagcCAATACTTTATCAGATCAAGGAATTGATACTACATTAATTATACCGGCATCCAACGAAAATGAAGTTTACGAAACTTTAATTGATGTTGAGGTATTAACAGTGAaagttgaaattaaagaatcaaCAATCTATTCTGAGAAGAAAACGATTCAAATTTGTGAGGCTTTATTAAAAGATGAGCAAATAGCGAAAAAAATACAGGAAATTCAACCTACTTTTACTGTGTTTCCTGCACTCag acaTGATGGATGCTTATTACCATGGGCAAAAACTGTTGAATCTATTCCGGTAATATGGACGCGTAATCGAGAAGAAGagatatatgtatttgaatGGACTGGTGCTGCTTTATCAGTACAAAATACAGGATTTTGGACTAGATTATGGACAAATATGTCAAGaagatcaatattttacaCAGTTCGagacgaatatataatatatgctcTTCGAATAGCAGGAAAATATTTGCCACATACCGATGtcaatttagataatttatatgatgatGTTCATCTTATTCTTTGGGGAGCTGATGTTATCTTACGTTCAGATTTTGCACCACTTACCCAATTGATAGTGGaa GTTGGTTGTCATCATTGTAGAGGCCCACATCCATTGCAAAATGATTTACATAAAGCATTAATTGAGTTTCGATTGGGTACTGTTGTAGTACTTTTGGacgaaaattatgaaactttaataaaagagCTTGCATGGAAATTACCACAGGGTAAAGAAGGCCAAGCAGTGGTTTGGAAGAACATGAAATGGCAAAACTTGAATGAGAATTTGCCGGAAAATCTTTTTGTTCATCCGAGAATTGATCGGCAAGATTTAATAg GTTATGGACGTACAAGAGTAGTATTAAGTCATTGTGCAGATACAGAACTTTTGGAATCTGCATTTCATGGAAGTCCAGTAATATGTTTTCCTAGAAACTCCTATGAAGTTAAAAATACTGCACGAGCGATCCAATTAGGTTTTGCACGTTCCGTTGAAGAGATTGATACTTTGTCCGGCGAGGAAATAGCCAATACCGTGAATCATATTCATGAAACAATGAGTTACCGTGAGAATGCTAGAAAAGTTTCTTTAGCTATTCGTGATAGAATAAATCCTGCTGTAGATAGGTTAATCTATTGGCTGCGTTATATGGCCAGAACTAAGGATTGGAATTTGTACTTTTTAATGCCGGCTAATTCAGTAAAAACAATGAATGAGGatctacaattttttcttggCCTCTTTGTAGGAGTTATAGTAGGAGCATTTTCTACAATTGGTTGTATGTTAACaagatatttgattatatctaaaaaagtGCAAAGATCAAAAGGACGATATACACGATGA
- the LOC409734 gene encoding nuclear pore glycoprotein p62 isoform X2 → MSFTYNASKSQASTTPTSSAPTTTFTFGAAGAGDAAKPTGFSLTPIPAQTKPGFGSGLGTAPATGFSFGTPNATIASTTVAQTPGLTFSTGTTTSTGITSAATTTTTPTGFSVPAPAGSTLSFSLGGTTTATTTTAITTAFASKPLTGGFTLGGGEATASTAATGLTFGTPNIMTTGTGFNLSATPVATTTTNTTTTATGFSLSVSGTTSAPTGFTFGTGTTVTSTTGFSLNQTAATTSLTSTQASLGTTTTTVSSSAVQPASITSFEESINKWTLELEEQEKVFVNQAAQVNDWDKLLINNGEKIVALNEEVERVKIEQQQLEHELDYVVGQQKELQDCLVELEKGLSTLSVSDPEREYTYRLAEDLDTQLKRMSEDLKEIIEHLNQANRTQDSSDPIVQIGKILNAHMNSLQWLDQQTTLLSQKIQQIEQMHKNFRQENERSFSLAYN, encoded by the exons atgagTTTCACATACAATGCTTCAAAATCTCAGGCCAGTACTACACCTACAAGTAGTGCTCCAACCACAA CTTTTACATTTGGAGCTGCCGGTGCTGGAGATGCAGCAAAACCAACAGGCTTCTCACTTACACCTATTCCAGCACAAACTAAACCTGGATTTGGAAGTGGCTTAGGTACTGCTCCTGCTACTGGCTTTAGTTTTGGAACACCAAATGCTACTATTGCAAGTACTACAGTTGCACAGACACCAGGTTTAACATTTAGTACTGGTACAACAACAAGTACTGGTATAACCTCTGCTGCAACTACTACTACAACACCTACAGGATTCTCTGTACCAGCACCAGCTGGAAGTACCTTAAGTTTTAGTTTAGGAGGTACTACAACTgccacaacaacaacagcaataACAACAGCTTTTGCATCCAAACCACTTACTGGTGGATTTACTTTGGGAGGTGGTGAAGCTACTGCATCTACTGCTGCAACTGGTCTAACATTTGGTACTCCAAACATAATGACAACAGGAACTGGATTTAATCTTTCTGCAACTCCTGTTGCAACTACTACAACAAATACAACCACAACAGCAACag GTTTTTCTTTAAGTGTCAGTGGAACAACTTCTGCACCTACAGGATTTACTTTTGGCACAGGTACAACCGTAACCAGTACAACaggattttctttaaatcaaaCAGCTGCTACCACAAGTCTTACAAGTACTCAAGCATCATTAGGAACAACAACTACAAC TGTTAGTTCATCCGCAGTTCAACCTGCTTCCATAACTTCATTTGAAGAATCCATTAACAAATGGACCTTGGAATTAGAAGAGCaagaaaaagtatttgtaAACCAAGCTGCTCAAGTTAATGATTGggataaattacttataaataatggAGAAAAGATAGTAGCACTTAATGAAGAAGTAGAAAGAGTCAAAATTGAACAACAGCAATTAGAACATGAATTGGATTATGTT GTTGGACaacaaaaagaattacaaGATTGTTTAGtagaattagaaaaaggaTTATCAACTCTTTCAGTCTCTGATCCAGAAAGAGAATATACGTATCGTTTAGCAGAAGATCTTGATACGCAATTAAAACGAATGTCGGAAGatttaaaggaaataattgAACATTTAAATCAAGCTAATCGCACTCAAGATTCTAGCGATCCAATCGTTCAAATTGGCAAAATACTGAACGCACATATGAATAGTTTGCAATGGTTAGATCAACAAACAACTTTGCTTAGTCAAAAAATACAGCAGATCGAACAgatgcataaaaattttagacaaGAAAATGAACGAAGTTTCAGTTTAgcatacaattaa